The window ATACCCGGGATCAACTTCGCGACGCCCACCCCGGATGTCGCTTCGCTCATCCGGGCTACGGAGGCGATGGACTTGGCATGATGGAACATCATGATGCGCGCTCCCCGTCAAAAGTCACCGTCTGCCCCGGGCTGAGCAGCTTGCCGCCCTCGGTGACAACACGATCACCCGGCGACAGCCCACTCTTGATACTGATCGTTCCGGTCTCGTACTCGTCGACCGCGACCTCCTTGAGCGACACGGTTTTGGTCTTGCCGTCCACCACCCAGACCGCAGGCTTGACGGCATCCGCCATCAGCGCGCTCCACGGCAGAACGATCCGCTGCACCGGCTTCCACTTCCCGGTGCCAATGACCGCACTGCCGAGCGTCATGGCCGGCGGCGGGTTTTCGATCGCGACCTTTACCCGCACGGTTGCCGTTTTCGGATCGATGGTCGGAGACACCTCGCGCACGTGGCCTTGCGCCATGACCTTCGAATCCGACACCAGCACCAGCGCGATCTTGTCGCCTCCCGGCTGGCGGAAGAAGATCGACTCATAAACATCGAACACGGCGTCGCGGTCGCCGTCCTGCGCCAGCGTGAAGGCCGACTGCGCGGCCTGCGCCACCTGGCCGACTTCAAGGCTACGGGCAGTGATCACGCCCGCGGCGCTGGCGCGCAACTCGGTGTAGCCCAACGCATCCTTCGCGGTGCCGAGCTGCGCCTTGGCGGATTCAAGCGAGCCCTCGGCGGTGCGCAGCGCCTCCTGGGCCTGATCGAAGGTCGCTCGCGTCGTGAAGCCGTTGCCCATCAGGGTCTTCTGCCGCTCAAACGTCGCCGTCGCCACCCGCACCTGGGATTCCGCCGCGGACACCGCGGCGGTGGCGGCATCGAGATCGGCCTGCTGCTCGGTGGGATCGATCCGCGCCAGCACGTCACCGGCATTCACATGGGCGCCGACGTCCACCAGCCTCTCAATCACGCGGCCGCTGACACGAAACGACAGTTCGGCCCGCACCCGGGCCTGGACATCGCCGGTCAGGGTGACGGAGGCCTGGCGATCCTTCAACTGCACGGTTTCGGTGCGAACCAGGGTCGGCGGCTTTGCGGCGACCGCATTGCGATCGTTGCAGCCGGCAAGCACCGCCACAACGGACAGCACACAAGCGGCGCGCAACCCGGCGCCGATGCCGGATCCGGGATCACGACTGACACGACATCGGAGACGGCTGCTCATGACGACACGCTCGACGTTTGAGGGGGCACCGGCTTGATTGGAACCCATGGTGGCACGGGCCTCTTTCAGAGGCGCGACAAATATTATTGACTAACTCGTAAGTCAATAATAAAATCACCCTCATAATAAGAGCTTGGAGAGACCATGCCGGAGACTGACGCACCGCCCAAACGCCGGGAACGCCGCAAGGCGGAACGCCCCGGCGAAATTCTCGACGCCGCCTTCGA is drawn from Bradyrhizobium prioriisuperbiae and contains these coding sequences:
- a CDS encoding efflux RND transporter periplasmic adaptor subunit, which gives rise to MSSRLRCRVSRDPGSGIGAGLRAACVLSVVAVLAGCNDRNAVAAKPPTLVRTETVQLKDRQASVTLTGDVQARVRAELSFRVSGRVIERLVDVGAHVNAGDVLARIDPTEQQADLDAATAAVSAAESQVRVATATFERQKTLMGNGFTTRATFDQAQEALRTAEGSLESAKAQLGTAKDALGYTELRASAAGVITARSLEVGQVAQAAQSAFTLAQDGDRDAVFDVYESIFFRQPGGDKIALVLVSDSKVMAQGHVREVSPTIDPKTATVRVKVAIENPPPAMTLGSAVIGTGKWKPVQRIVLPWSALMADAVKPAVWVVDGKTKTVSLKEVAVDEYETGTISIKSGLSPGDRVVTEGGKLLSPGQTVTFDGERAS